The nucleotide sequence TTTCTATAAATGGAATAAAAACCATGGGAGCAATTTTTAAATTATCAGGATTGCCCTGAACCTCAAATGTTGCAAAATTGGTATTTGTTGTTCTTATTTTCTGCAACGCTATATATTTTTCTATATATTCAATTTCTTTTTTAAGAAAAATTTCATCCGTTTGGGTTTCGTAAAGCATAAACCGCAAAATATCCGACAATTTGTTTAAATAATTAGAAGCCACAGTGGCGTCTTTTAAAATAAGCACATCTATATTATTCAAGGTATTGAATAGAAAATGAGGGTCTAACTGGGATTTTATCAGAGCCATTTCTGTTTCATGATTTTTTTGTTTGAGTGCTTCTTTCAATTTTATTTCATTCACCCAAGTTACAAACCCCTTGAGCACAAATGCCACCAAACCCGCAATGGCAGCAATAAAACTCATTATCAAGATAACCCTACCAGCGGTTGACCTGCCGTTTTTGCCCCCATTATCTAGGTCAATTAGTTGGCCCGATTCTATCAAATACCGCATTAAAACATAAGCCATGACGGCCGCTCCCAACGAGGATAACAAACCAAAAAACAGTGACAACAAATACTTTTTTTGTTGTAGAAATTTTGGAAAAACCACCCAATAACAAACATAAAATGTAATCAAGGACGGAACAAATGAAAAGAGTAAAACCGAATTCAAGGCGTTAATAAATTCGGTTGTTTGAATGGCTGTGTCTTTTGCATTATAAAATACAACCAAAATAATTAGTATTAAAAGTACATAACACAACCAAAAAAACAGGTTTAAGAAAATAACAATTGATTTTTTCATAACTTCAAATTTAGATATTTAGAAGCACAATATTCTAAGATTTTAATTTCACCCGAAAATATATTATTCAAACAGGGGATATTTGTCTGCAAGATTAGAAAAAAGATGGTTTTTATAGAATGAAATAAACAGGTTGATTTGATTTTTTTTTTAGAAATTACGGAATTAAAAAAAGGCTTCGGTTTTATTTCCGAAGCCTTTTTAACTTTTTTCAATAATTTCAATAGGTTATTTTTCTTAAATCTATTCTTGATTGTGGGTATCAGCCAAAATATCTATAAAAAAGCCTAATCCACTTACCACATTAATAATCTGTTCTGAATCGATTTTATTGTTGGTATTTTCTATTCTTAGAATTTTGTCGCAATCATCAATGTCAAAATCAATTTTATAATACGGGAATTTTTCTTGTATTTTATTAACAACCCGTTTTATTTGCTCCTTATTAATGATATTTGTCTTAAATATTTCTACCATTTTTATAATTTCTTAATGCTAATTAAATACTTGTTTTACTTAAAGTTTTGAAAAATTTACCTTATAATTTAGTTTAGAAAATGTAAACTGTTTGACCTAAATTTGAATTGCATTTCCCTCAATAACTTTCCAAGAATTTACGGTTGGTATCCATACTCTACAATATCTGAACTTGCCTTCTACTAGTTGTTCACCATATTTAGCTTTCAAATAAATTGTTGTAATAACAGTTGCATTTTTTGTGTTACATTTTATATTTTGATTGAGTACAATTATTTCAGAAACAGACATAATTCCTGATTTATAATTTTGAATATCTATGTCTTTGGTAATGCTTTGACCATTTGGAATATTAAAAATTAAATCATCATGCAATAAATCATCCAGTTCTTTAATATCGCTATTTTTCATAGCCTCTAAAAGTCTTTTCTCGCACTCAAGTATTTGTGTTTCTTGTTTCATAGTCTGTTCCATTTATTTAAAAAGCTTTCTAGTAAATTATATAAGAAACTATTTATCAAGGCATTTATCCTTGTTGTTTACTATTTTAAAACATATTGAAGCCCTCCAATAATAGCCATTCCGTTTGATTGCACTATTTCTGTTTGTTCTTTTTTGACCACGCCACCCACATATATTTTGGCGGTCAAGGTTTTGCCAGGAGTCGCACCAAATACTGAGGCATTAATTGTGGGAGCAAAAAAACCATCTGGTGCTACTATTTCTTTTGTCCATGGCAAAACAGAAGGGACTGCATTTGACCCTGAACTAGACCCTGTGATATAGGTTATATCAAAGGTACCAATAGCGGTTCCAGACACTTCATATTTAACATTCCTACTGTCAGATGATGTACCATTATCATCCTTACTACAAGAAATTATTAGGGTTAAAGTCAAAAGAGAGATAACTGTTTTTATTACATTCATTGTTTTCATAATTTTCTATATATAGTTTTTATTAAAATTTTAAAGATACACCTGCTGTTAATCCTGAAATATTCCCCCCTCCAGCTTCTAAGAAAACATTGAATTTATCTGTAAGAAAGTAACGACCGCCAACTTGTCCAGAAAAAAAGGCAGAATTACCCAAACTGGTGTGAGATATGGTGTTTTCATCTTTTAGTGTCGCTTTCCAGTATCCAAGTGTTAAACCTCCATAAACATCAAATTTTGAGTCAATATTGAGTACTTTATTAAAGTGATAGTTCCCTTTTATACCACCATAAATAAATGACCATTTGTAATCATTTAAATAATCATTGTCCTTATAGGAGGTATAATTTACAGCCAATCCAACACCGATTTCATTAGTTACAAGATGTTCAAATCCTAGGTGTATAGGAGTGCCATATGAAGATAAACCTAAACCTATATCCCCTAGGTTTGTTCCTTTTTGGATTTGAGCTGTAATAGACATTGAAAAAATTGTAAGACAGGTAATTGATAATTTAATTTTGTTCATTTTCTTTTTTTTTTAAGGTTATTATAAAATTTACTTGTTGTGAATATGTCTCCGAATTCCAATTACTGAATATTCGTTCGAAGTTTATTATTATTTTTATAAGGCAAATATTGGATTGTCTTAGTAATTTTCCGACCTTGATTGAAGTGATCATCTAATTTTAATAACTAATAATAGAATTTAAAAAGCTTTCAATAATAGTTTTATCTTTTACTTTGTCAGATTTCAGTTTTAACGTACTACTTTCTCCAAAACAACTTACTGTGTATTGGCGAGGTTTAGAACCATTAAGAATGATTAGAAAACCAGCTCTAATACTATCATTTTTAATTTCTGAGTGTAGTATTTTTATACTAAATAGAATAGGTTCATTATCTTTTGTTATAACATATTTTAATACATCCATAGGTTTAATAGGTATTAAATTACTCCACACTATATTCTAATTTCTCTACTTCACCCAATCTGAAATACCCTAAGGCATAATTGTTTTTGTCAGTTTGGTTTACAATATTTCCTCTAATTTTTGCTGGTGGCGCTTGAAAAGGACCACTAGGATTGGCATTAGATAAAACAATAGTCATATAGTTATAGAAAGTTTTAGAAATTCCCATTAATGATATATTTATGACATCTCCTTTTTTGAGTTTTTCATTGGAATATAGAGCTGCCATGTTTTTTCCTTCTGTAAATTCATCAGGGATGGTTTGGTATTCTGGAAATGGATGGAAAGCCGAATCAAATCGAGTTAAATAATGATTAATTTGATTTGGGAAATCATTAAAATTTATCTTTAAACCAATTTCATCACTATTAAAACCCAAGTCGTCTCTTTGTTCAACATCAGTAATTACCGGACTAGGTAATAATTTCTCAGTGGCACTATAGCTTTGTCCACCATAAGAAACAGTCAAAGTGTAGGTTTCATTTAATTGCGGAATAAAATCCACACATTTATATTGACCACTATTTCCAGAAGAATTAATATCTTCTGTAAAATTGAATACTTGATTGGAACTATTTTTAATAAAAACAATCGCTCCAGAAACTTTTGGAATCTCACTTTGATAGTATCCTGTTGTAGTAGTAAGTTTTATGGTTTGAACATTGCCAGTTGTCCCTTTGTTCCAATTAATGGTTGCATCTACAACAAGTTTAGGTTCTGCTGTAGATAAATTTACATTTACAACTTCTTCACAACTCGTTAAACAAGTGAAGAATATAAACAATAGTATCTTTTTCATAATAAGTGTTTTTATATGATTTCTTTTGGGTAATTTTTAAAATTTAAAATTGTAAGTAATACCAGGAACAGCCCCGAAAATGGAAAACTTAACTGCTTCATTTATGCCTGTATCTACATTTTGTCTGAAGTTTATGGAAGCAGCATTTTGTCGGTTATACACATTATAGATGCTAAATATCCATTCGCCTTGCCATCCTTTTTGCTTATTAGGTTTAGGTGTATAGGTAGCTGACAAGTCCAGATGATGGTACGTAGGTAATCTTTCTTCATTTCTATTACCAAAACTAGGAATGATAATGCCTCCATATTCGTATTGTCCATTTGGATACGTTACAGGTTGTCCTGATTGTAAACTAAATACAGAACCAAAACTCCATTTGTTATTCAATAAATAAGTTGAAGTAATGGATAGGTTATGTAATTTATCAAAACCTGATTTGTACCATTTACCATCGTTAATTCCGGTTTCTGTAGCTGTTCTGCCAGGTGTTTGTTGTTCTGCTCTTGACAGTGTATAGGATACCCAACCATTAAATTTTCCGGTATTCTTTTTTAACATAAATTCTAATCCGTATGACCTGCCGTTTCCGTTCAAAATAAGTTGTTCAACATTATTATTAGCAATTAATTCTGCACCATCAATGTAATCTACACGGTTTTTTATTTTTTTATAAAAGGTTTCAATTTCTAAAGAATACCTATCGTTATTAAAGTTTTTAAAATATCCTAAAGCAAATTGGTCTAACAACTGTGGTTTAAAAAAATCATCACTTGGTGCCCAAATATCTAATGGAGTAGGTGATTGCGTATTAGAAATAAGATGTAGGTATTGTGCCATTCTATTGTAACTTGCCTTAATAGACTGCTCATCATTAATAGCGTATGAAATTGCTAGACGTGGTTCTAAATTATTGAAGTCTGCTATTGTTTCATTTTTACCATAGTTTTTTGTACCTATTGGAGTCGCTTTTTCATATATGTTGAATTCAGGATTAAAAAGTACTGCTTGATTATTTTGGTATATGTTGAGTTCTTGTTTACCAAGGCGATAAAATGTACTGTACCTTAGTCCATAATTTACCGATATTTTATTGCTGATTTCTTGATCTACATCAAAATACAAAGCTGTTTCTATGGCAAATTTTTTGTCTAACTGTTTTTTGTTAATTCCAGAATCTGCTGTTGTAGGGTTGATTGTTCCTGGGTTAAATTTATAATATTGAGAATTAATCCCATAGGTTAATTTGGTAGCATTGCCTAAATAGTGTTTAAAATCGTATTTTAAATTATAGTTTTGAATACCACTATCCCAATTAAAACCAAGTAAATTAAAATCCAAACCATAATAATAGTCACTATAGATTAAAGATAAATTTGAAAATAATTTATCTGAAAACAAATGATTCCATCGTAGATTCATGAATGAATTACCATAGGTATTTACAAAAATTCCATTCAAATCAAATGCATCTCGTCCAAAATAGCCCGAAAGGAATAATTTATTTTGGTCGTTTATTCGATAGTTTAATTTTGTATTCAAATCGTAAAATGAAGCCGAGTTTTTATTGTCAGATAACTTCAAAAATAAATGCCCGTACGAGGCTCTACCTGCAACTAAGAATGACCCATTTCCTTTTGATAGTGGTCCTTCGGCTAATAATCTACTAGAAATAATTCCGATACCTCCAGAATATCTGTATTCTTCTTTATTTCCTTCTTTTTGATAGATGTCTAGAACCGATGAAAGTCTACCGCCAAATCGGGAAGGAATTCCTCCTTTGTACAATTTTAAATCTTTGATGGCATCAGCATTAAATACGGAGAAAAAACCAAATAAATGAGATGAATTATACACAGTAGCCTCATCTAGTAATATTAAATTTTGATCGGTACTTCCTCCTCTTACATTAAAACCTGATTGTCCTTCACCTGCATTTGTAACACCAGGTAATTGAAGAATCGATTTTATAATATCAACCTCACCTAGAATGACTGGTATCTTTTTTATGGTTTGAATTGAGAGTTTATTGACACTCATTTCGGTACTTTTAATTTCAGATTTCTTTTTATCGTTTGTAACAATAACTTCATTTAATGAGTTTTCATTTTCATCAAGTGAAAAGTCTTTTTTTATACTTTGTGATAAATTTATTTTTACCTCAATAGTTTTAAAACCCACATAACTCATTCTAAGCGTATAGTCTCCTGTGGGCACTGTTAAAGAATAAAAACCATATTCATTTGTGTTTGTTCCGGTTTTTAATTCATCAATATAAACATTAACGCCGATTAGTGTTTCTGTTGTTTTAATATCTTTTATTGTTCCACTAATCGTGACCTTCTGTGCATGAGAAACTAGAGAAAGAAAGAATAACAGAGTTAATAATTTATGTTTTGTTTTCATTTTAATTGGATTCTTTTTATTGAATTATATTTGTAAAATAATGTGGATTTCTAAAAGTTTTTGCGTGTAGTATAGTTTCGTTAACAGAAAGTGAGGATAATGTTGCTTCTTGATCAACGTTTTTGAGAACTAAAGCTCCTAGTTGATTTGGGGCAATTTCTGTGCAAGAAAATTGAGTCGTAACAAGGAGTAAAAAATACATTCTTAAAAAAACAGATTTTAATTTCATAAACTAATAATTTATTTTTTTTGGCAAATATTTGTTAAACAAAAGCAATTAATCGACTTTGCTTATAAGTAAGTACGCATTTAATAAATAAGTGGGGGTATGCCTTTAAGTAACTACTTTCTTAAAGGAGAATGTTTTAAATTCTTTTTGGTAGAGTTATTGACAATTTTATTTTTTTAGTGAAAAGAATCATCGCAATATGAGTAAGTTAAAACCGTTTTTTTTTATCAAGAAAAAAGCAGTTTTCGTTTTAATACTAATTAATATTACTATCTATACTTTTAATAAATTTTGCGTTTAAATAATTTTTCATGCTTCAATATGAGGCCATTTCCATGCATAACGGATAATTAGTCCAAGTAGAACGACTTCTACAGCCGCAGCAAAATACATGTGCACCCAAGCCTCTCCTACCAAATTAAACAACATATAAGGAATAAATACCATAGCCACGATTATGTTTGTCCAGCGATTTACATTAGCTGGCAGGGCAACAGAAAGGAAAATCATTAGAACTGGAATTGTTACAAAAATCATTGCTATCAGCAGAAAGATATATGAAATATCAAATACAAATACTTTTCCTGCCAATATATCTTTTATAGTACCAGGCATATATAAGTGAAAATAATCGACATAAGTATAGAGAAACATGAAACTCGCCCACAATGTAGCAAGCTTCAATTTTAAACTGACTTTGATGTCTTCCAGTGAATTTTGTGTTGTTTTTTGTATATTCATAAATTATCATTTTAAAAATTATACTCAAAATTCAGCACTTGTTCAGGCGTGTATTTTGGCTTCTTGTCATCTTTTTGTTTAAATCCATGAGGCATTTCAGTATGTTCTAAAATAGTAAACAGCTCTTTTATTTGAACTTACCTAGTAAATTCAACTACTTGGGCATTCACCGTTATAGTTCTCCTGACAAAGAAAGGGGCAAACCCGCTGAGGTGTTCCTCTGTCATCACGTTGATTACTGCTTTGGAACCATTTATTAAGTTGGCTTTCTTCATCATTATTGAATATGCATTTTCGTATAATTGCCTTTTGTTCATACCTCCAATTGCTAATACATAAGACGTCTTCGAACTTCCGCTTACTTGATCAATTACTTTGAAGTTGTTCTCACTTAAGCGCACCTCAGTAGCGTTTTGATTGTGGTTGGTTACATAGGCGTGACCGATACCACACGAATTAAGAAATGTCGCGAGCAATAATAAAACGGAATAAATGACGATTTTTTGGTTAATTTTTTTCATTGTAGTAATTATTTATTCTTTTTAAAATCAAAATTATACCCGAAATTAAGGCCAGGTTGAAAAACGGAGTTATCCCATTTTTTTTCTACTACTTTAAAAGATTCTGGAACACCAGTTCTTACAGGCCAATAACTACATGCAATAGCTGGTTCAAAAAAGAACCGATTTTTAAAAAACTTAAACTGATAACCCAAATGGAAGTTCAGATATAACGTATATCCATTTCCAATCGCATTTTTATTACTATCATAATATTTTTCAAAAGCATTCAATGCATGAACAGATGTAAAAAGTCCTTTCCACAAAAAACGTTGGTATCCTATTGTAGGTGCAAGGATTCGTGCATGTCCAGGATAGCCTTCTCCAGGTTTATCAAATGATGATGATGCTAAAGAAATACCTAATGGCCAAGCATAAACAGACCTTTTAAAATCAAAGGAAACAACATCTTTTGGTGTAATTCTATAACCAAGATTTAATTGTATGTACTCTGGGTTGTTTGTTTTGTCAAAATTTCCTAACATAAAGAGTGAACTTCCAACAAACCACTTTCTGTAGGTACTATCTTGTTTGACATCTTGTGCATTCACATGGAAACTGATTGCCAACAAAATGAGAAGTCCATACCATGAATTTTTATTTTTCATTTTTTTTATTTTTAAGTGATTATTTTTAATTTTAAGATGTAAAAACAGAAATAAGTTTCAGGTTTAAATCCCTTATCCGGTTAAGAATTCCATGCATAAATGCTTCATCTTTAATTTTTCCAGAAAGAACCGTATTGTCTCCATCATAAGAGACATTCATCCCATCAAAGGATTTTTTCCATTTTTTATCTAGATGTCCTTTGACCGTTATTTTTGTCATGTTTTGCATATTCTGAAGAATTAACTACAAGACAAAAGTATGATGTACCCACATGAGATTAATCACCCGTTTGGGTGATTTTATGGGTAAATAATTTCGTGAAGACAATCTAGTATGAAGAGTTATTACTAAATCAATTGATTTTTTTTTGCTTTCGTAGCAGCTTTAGACCGGCTGTTTACATCAAGTTTAATGTAGATATTCTTTAAGTGTGTTTTAACAGTGTTGACAGAAACAAACAGTTTATCCGCAATTTCCAGATTCGTTAAGTTTTGAGCAATAAGTTTTAGTGTTTCCAGTTCACGGTCGCTTAATTCAAAATTCGCATAATTTTTCACACGATTTTGCTTTTTATTTATTGCGTACTTAAGTTTGTCAATAAATGTTTTGGGAATTTTTGTTTGGGTTGTAGCTTGTATTTTATAAACTTCTCCCAATATTTTATTTGTAGTAGTTAAGTCAAAAAGAAAATAATTTATTAAATCCTCGTCAGCTGCATATTCCATCGCGGCAATTAAGCTTCTAATAGCTTTATTCTGAAAACCGGTCATTATATTCAGGATAGTATATAGAATTTCAACTTGAACCAGTGTTTCAATTCTACCACCAGTACTTGCTAACGTGAATATTTTAGTTAGAATGGATGTTGCTTCATCAAATTGATATTGCACAATCAATAAACGCGCAAAATTAAGATAGGAATGTTCATTTTGATAGGAAATCTCTCCATTAATTTCCAATCCGCATTCTTTAACAAAATCATTTGCTTTCTCAAGTTGCGATGCTTCAATTAGTAAGTATATTTTCCATCCAACATAAGTTGTAATAATATAAGGTGAGATCTTAAATTGTTTCAGTACTCCCTCTAATTCATTTAATTTATTTACAGCTCCAGTTTTATCTTCATGAGCATGCAAAATATATGAATACGCCAGTAACGCTATTATTTTTTGAGTAATATTCTTTTCATTTTTACATAGATTATATGCCGTTTCTACACTTTTCAAAGCTTTATCAAAATCGGCCCAAAGACATTCTGTAACGGACATCATAGTAAATATTCCTGCATAAGTCCATTCTGCTTTCGCAATCTCCGAATATCCTTTTTCCTTCATAAAATCCAAAAGATCGGAGCAGCGTTTATATGCGGATTTATACTGACCAAAGATTGACTCGTGGTAGGATAGAGATGAAGCTGCTGATGAAATAAGATATAGATTCCCCGATTTTTTTGCGTATTCTAAAGCAATAATCAATGCATCTATACCTTGCCTGATATTTCCTTTATTCAATTCTGCAATACCTTTAGAATTCCAAGCCCAACCCAGCCATAAGGTATCTTCCTTGTAAAGATTTTGAAAGGCTATTTGGCAATAATCTAATATTATCTCTGGTTTCTGTAGATTTGAATATAAATGGGCAAAGGCAACCGCAATTTTCCCCTGTAATTTTATATAATTTTCAACTTCCTTTTTTTTGGTTATTTTATCCAGTATTTTATCATTGGTTATTTTTTGAGCAAATTTCAAAAGTGGTTCGGCCTTTTGAATTTCTCCATGATTAATTAATATCCACGAATAATATAAACAAAATTCAGGATTGTATTTTATAACATCATGTGGAATCAATCCACCATAACTTGAAATAGCAGAATGAAGACCGTTTTTCCACATATTCTCAACTACCCGTTCAAGTAATTGAATACTTTTTACGTAATCTTTAATGACTAAAGTATGATCTATTGCTAAATCATACATCTCATTATCTTCAAACCATTTAGCGGCTTTTCTATGAAGATTTTCAACTAAAGTTTTATCTTTTAGTAAAAGTTTCTGTTTTAACAAATCAGCAAAGAGATGATGATACCGGTACCATTTCCTTTCTGAATCCAGCGGGATAACAAATAAATTATTATTTTCCAGCTTCTCAATAATTATCTGACTATCATTTCTATCTAAAATGGAATTACACAAGGAGGCAGAGAATCTTTCTAATATTGATGTTTGCAACAAGAATTCTTTGATATCATCTAATTGGATTTTAAGCACTTCCTCAATCAGATAATCCATAATATATCGGTTATCTCCATTTAAGTCTTGAATAAATCCAGAAACATCCTTACGCTCTTGTAATGATAATGCTGTAAGTTGTAGGCCAGCAATCCAGCCTTCCGTCTTGGTCTCAAGTGAATTAGCATCATCACGTGATATGCCAATTCTTAATTTTTTATTAAATAAAACATAAATATCATTTGCCGAAAAACCAAGATCTGATGATCGCAATTCAACAAGTTGCTGTTGGCTTCTTAACCTAGCTAAAAGAAGTGCTGGGTCTGATCGGGTTGAGATTACAATATGAATATTATTGGGGATGCATTCCAGTAAATCAGCTATTATTTTTGTTATTTCACTTGAATCAGTCGAATGAAAATCGTCAAGTACTAATAAAATATTTTGACTAATTTGCAGCATATCATTCAGAAGCAAATTGGTAATAGACTTATAATTAGGTTTGTCGGGAGAATTTAAAAGCATCATTGCACTTTGCCCAAATTCTGAACTAATAGTTTGAATACCTGCGATTATATAATTCAAAAATTCTACTGGATCACTATCTCCTTTTTCTAATGAAACCCATGCTGTTAAAATCTTGTATTCATTGATCCAATCACTTATAAGGGTAGTCTTGCCAAATCCGGCAGGTGCTGAAATAAGAATTAATTTGCGATTGAGACCTTCGTTTAATTTTTTAAAAAGATAGGAACGTTGAATTAAATTCTTCCCCAGAGATGGTATATGAAGTTTAGTCAAAAGCATAGTCGCAATTAAATTAATATCTGGTAATTATGTGTCTGTTTCAGTAACAATACACCACGGCAGTCCGTATTGCGCTCTTCTCATCTTCGGTCAGCGAAATGTATTTTGATATAAAGTCAAATAGTATGTTTTGCATTGTTTTTAAGATGTTACAGTCGTTTATTAGACTTGCTACCTTACAGAAATTGCGAACTTCGTGACTGTATAGTTTTATACGAATATAATATTTCTTACGAAATTAATTTATCAATTCTGCATACTTTTTTTGTACTGTATCTTTTAATAAAAGGTTGAATTTTACAAATAAATTTTATGTTATTGCTTTCATATATTCAGTAGGGGTTTGGTTTGTAACCTTTTTAAAATATTTATTAAAAGAAGATTTTGAATTAAATCCACATTCATAAGCGAGTGAAATAATTGTATATTTCTGGTTATCAGTGTTGTCTAATAGGGAAATAAAATGTTCAATTCTTTTAGAATTTATGTAATCATAAAAGTTTTTTACTTCAAAAGTATTTATCACTTGGGACAAATGATTAGGATGTACATTTAGAATTTCAGATAACTCTACTAGAGTTAATTCCGAATTAGTAAATAGCTTATTATTTTCAATTTCTAGGGTAAGTAAATGATGTATTTTTTTAGCCGTTTCTTCATTCAGTCCCGATTTTACGTATTTTGAAGTTTTATCTTCTATAATATTAAATTTATCTTCATTTTCGATAAATACACTTTTTTTATCAATATAATTAATTTTTGGTTGGCTAACAGGCTCTATCTTACTAAATAATCCAACTTGATTAATTCCAAAATATCCAATGAAAACAACAAATAATACTACAACTGAAAATAGTAATTCATCATTACCTATAACAACAAAAAGCCAAATTAAAGCAATTCCATATATGAGATACCGTAGCCAGACTAAATTTATTTTTTCCATATATGAAAATTGATTTAATATATTTTTTTTATGTTTTTTAAGTA is from Flavobacterium sp. NG2 and encodes:
- a CDS encoding outer membrane beta-barrel protein, which gives rise to MNKIKLSITCLTIFSMSITAQIQKGTNLGDIGLGLSSYGTPIHLGFEHLVTNEIGVGLAVNYTSYKDNDYLNDYKWSFIYGGIKGNYHFNKVLNIDSKFDVYGGLTLGYWKATLKDENTISHTSLGNSAFFSGQVGGRYFLTDKFNVFLEAGGGNISGLTAGVSLKF
- a CDS encoding DUF4249 domain-containing protein, encoding MKKILLFIFFTCLTSCEEVVNVNLSTAEPKLVVDATINWNKGTTGNVQTIKLTTTTGYYQSEIPKVSGAIVFIKNSSNQVFNFTEDINSSGNSGQYKCVDFIPQLNETYTLTVSYGGQSYSATEKLLPSPVITDVEQRDDLGFNSDEIGLKINFNDFPNQINHYLTRFDSAFHPFPEYQTIPDEFTEGKNMAALYSNEKLKKGDVINISLMGISKTFYNYMTIVLSNANPSGPFQAPPAKIRGNIVNQTDKNNYALGYFRLGEVEKLEYSVE
- a CDS encoding nuclear transport factor 2 family protein: MKQETQILECEKRLLEAMKNSDIKELDDLLHDDLIFNIPNGQSITKDIDIQNYKSGIMSVSEIIVLNQNIKCNTKNATVITTIYLKAKYGEQLVEGKFRYCRVWIPTVNSWKVIEGNAIQI
- a CDS encoding DUF6326 family protein, whose product is MFLYTYVDYFHLYMPGTIKDILAGKVFVFDISYIFLLIAMIFVTIPVLMIFLSVALPANVNRWTNIIVAMVFIPYMLFNLVGEAWVHMYFAAAVEVVLLGLIIRYAWKWPHIEA
- a CDS encoding MmpS family transport accessory protein, translating into MKTMNVIKTVISLLTLTLIISCSKDDNGTSSDSRNVKYEVSGTAIGTFDITYITGSSSGSNAVPSVLPWTKEIVAPDGFFAPTINASVFGATPGKTLTAKIYVGGVVKKEQTEIVQSNGMAIIGGLQYVLK
- a CDS encoding DUF6567 family protein; translated protein: MKKINQKIVIYSVLLLLATFLNSCGIGHAYVTNHNQNATEVRLSENNFKVIDQVSGSSKTSYVLAIGGMNKRQLYENAYSIMMKKANLINGSKAVINVMTEEHLSGFAPFFVRRTITVNAQVVEFTR
- a CDS encoding sensor histidine kinase codes for the protein MKKSIVIFLNLFFWLCYVLLILIILVVFYNAKDTAIQTTEFINALNSVLLFSFVPSLITFYVCYWVVFPKFLQQKKYLLSLFFGLLSSLGAAVMAYVLMRYLIESGQLIDLDNGGKNGRSTAGRVILIMSFIAAIAGLVAFVLKGFVTWVNEIKLKEALKQKNHETEMALIKSQLDPHFLFNTLNNIDVLILKDATVASNYLNKLSDILRFMLYETQTDEIFLKKEIEYIEKYIALQKIRTTNTNFATFEVQGNPDNLKIAPMVFIPFIENAFKHSTNKKIDQAIKVQIQIEKEHIIFLCENKFNPNQKLKQEKFGLGNVLIQKRLDLIYPKQHTLELNNQVDFYTVKLIINNG
- a CDS encoding LuxR C-terminal-related transcriptional regulator yields the protein MLLTKLHIPSLGKNLIQRSYLFKKLNEGLNRKLILISAPAGFGKTTLISDWINEYKILTAWVSLEKGDSDPVEFLNYIIAGIQTISSEFGQSAMMLLNSPDKPNYKSITNLLLNDMLQISQNILLVLDDFHSTDSSEITKIIADLLECIPNNIHIVISTRSDPALLLARLRSQQQLVELRSSDLGFSANDIYVLFNKKLRIGISRDDANSLETKTEGWIAGLQLTALSLQERKDVSGFIQDLNGDNRYIMDYLIEEVLKIQLDDIKEFLLQTSILERFSASLCNSILDRNDSQIIIEKLENNNLFVIPLDSERKWYRYHHLFADLLKQKLLLKDKTLVENLHRKAAKWFEDNEMYDLAIDHTLVIKDYVKSIQLLERVVENMWKNGLHSAISSYGGLIPHDVIKYNPEFCLYYSWILINHGEIQKAEPLLKFAQKITNDKILDKITKKKEVENYIKLQGKIAVAFAHLYSNLQKPEIILDYCQIAFQNLYKEDTLWLGWAWNSKGIAELNKGNIRQGIDALIIALEYAKKSGNLYLISSAASSLSYHESIFGQYKSAYKRCSDLLDFMKEKGYSEIAKAEWTYAGIFTMMSVTECLWADFDKALKSVETAYNLCKNEKNITQKIIALLAYSYILHAHEDKTGAVNKLNELEGVLKQFKISPYIITTYVGWKIYLLIEASQLEKANDFVKECGLEINGEISYQNEHSYLNFARLLIVQYQFDEATSILTKIFTLASTGGRIETLVQVEILYTILNIMTGFQNKAIRSLIAAMEYAADEDLINYFLFDLTTTNKILGEVYKIQATTQTKIPKTFIDKLKYAINKKQNRVKNYANFELSDRELETLKLIAQNLTNLEIADKLFVSVNTVKTHLKNIYIKLDVNSRSKAATKAKKNQLI
- a CDS encoding TonB-dependent receptor, producing the protein MKTKHKLLTLLFFLSLVSHAQKVTISGTIKDIKTTETLIGVNVYIDELKTGTNTNEYGFYSLTVPTGDYTLRMSYVGFKTIEVKINLSQSIKKDFSLDENENSLNEVIVTNDKKKSEIKSTEMSVNKLSIQTIKKIPVILGEVDIIKSILQLPGVTNAGEGQSGFNVRGGSTDQNLILLDEATVYNSSHLFGFFSVFNADAIKDLKLYKGGIPSRFGGRLSSVLDIYQKEGNKEEYRYSGGIGIISSRLLAEGPLSKGNGSFLVAGRASYGHLFLKLSDNKNSASFYDLNTKLNYRINDQNKLFLSGYFGRDAFDLNGIFVNTYGNSFMNLRWNHLFSDKLFSNLSLIYSDYYYGLDFNLLGFNWDSGIQNYNLKYDFKHYLGNATKLTYGINSQYYKFNPGTINPTTADSGINKKQLDKKFAIETALYFDVDQEISNKISVNYGLRYSTFYRLGKQELNIYQNNQAVLFNPEFNIYEKATPIGTKNYGKNETIADFNNLEPRLAISYAINDEQSIKASYNRMAQYLHLISNTQSPTPLDIWAPSDDFFKPQLLDQFALGYFKNFNNDRYSLEIETFYKKIKNRVDYIDGAELIANNNVEQLILNGNGRSYGLEFMLKKNTGKFNGWVSYTLSRAEQQTPGRTATETGINDGKWYKSGFDKLHNLSITSTYLLNNKWSFGSVFSLQSGQPVTYPNGQYEYGGIIIPSFGNRNEERLPTYHHLDLSATYTPKPNKQKGWQGEWIFSIYNVYNRQNAASINFRQNVDTGINEAVKFSIFGAVPGITYNFKF